The following DNA comes from Methanothermus fervidus DSM 2088.
AATTGAAACACATGCTCCACAATCAATACACTTTTCTTTGTCTTTCCTCACAACGTCCTTTGCAATCTCAACAATTATTCCCCTATTTTTTAGGTATTCTATACTTTCCTTTTTTCTTTTACCTAATATTTCAGCTAAAATTTTACCGCCACTTGATGTAATATGGGCATGCAAAATATTAAAATCTATGTCATATTTTTTTATTGCGTCGGATATAACAGGTTTTTTTATTATTTCTTTTGAAAAATATAACCATACTCTCATTTCTTTTCCCTACCAATTATACGTGATATATCTTCAGCAGTAACTATTCCTATTACTCTATTATCTTTATCGACAACTGGAAGTCCTGAAATGTTATATTTATCCATACGACGTGCAGCGACATCTATTGGCTCATTTTCTTTAGCAGTTATTACCCTTTT
Coding sequences within:
- a CDS encoding NIL domain protein (InterPro IPR017896: IPR017900: IPR018449: IPR001450~KEGG: mth:MTH854 ferredoxin~PFAM: NIL domain; 4Fe-4S ferredoxin iron-sulfur binding domain protein~SPTR: O26942 Ferredoxin~PFAM: 4Fe-4S binding domain; NIL domain), yielding MRVWLYFSKEIIKKPVISDAIKKYDIDFNILHAHITSSGGKILAEILGKRKKESIEYLKNRGIIVEIAKDVVRKDKEKCIDCGACVSICPVGAISIKDDWTVEIDDEKCVGCGCCVITCPMKAVNYYHKIFGTF